In Daucus carota subsp. sativus chromosome 4, DH1 v3.0, whole genome shotgun sequence, one DNA window encodes the following:
- the LOC108216896 gene encoding NDR1/HIN1-like protein 6, whose translation MLPPPSPPLPPPPPPPPLFLPPPPTPPPFPLTPPPRKLRVPPRNQLVVSEKDINQKNIEADLLGSGRKTRVQPLLRPPRRTNPLIWFCAILCLIFSLTLIVSGILTLIVFLDIKPRKPLLDTPNASLSVIYFDSPENLNSDFTFLANFSNPNRKLDVRIEYLEIGLYFSDSLLASQVLPPFSQRPREAKLISVRFISSLVYLPPKVALELQKQVVGNKVVYNIRGTFKVRVSFGLIHFHYWLHRRCQLELTSPPTGILITRSCKIKR comes from the coding sequence ATGCTTCCACCACCTTCTCCTcctcttcctcctcctccaccaccaccaccactatTTCTACCACCTCCGCCAACCCCTCCTCCATTTCCACTCACCCCACCACCACGGAAACTACGAGTTCCTCCTCGTAACCAGCTTGTTGTATCAGAAAAGGATATAAATCAGAAAAATATTGAAGCAGACTTACTCGGCAGTGGAAGAAAAACGAGAGTTCAGCCATTACTTAGGCCGCCTCGCAGGACCAATCCTTTGATATGGTTTTGTGCAATCCTTTGCCTAATTTTTAGCCTCACTCTCATCGTTTCAGGGATTCTTACTTTAATTGTCTTTCTTGACATAAAACCGCGAAAGCCATTGCTGGACACACCCAATGCCAGCCTAAGTGTCATCTACTTCGACTCACCTGAGAATCTCAATAGCGACTTCACTTTTCTTGCCAATTTTTCCAATCCAAACAGAAAACTTGATGTGAGAATTGAGTACCTGGAAATAGGGCTTTACTTTTCCGACAGCCTACTGGCAAGCCAAGTTCTTCCGCCTTTTAGCCAAAGACCAAGAGAGGCCAAATTGATTTCGGTGCGTTTTATATCCAGCCTGGTATATTTGCCTCCAAAAGTTGCTTTGGAGCTGCAAAAACAGGTAGTTGGTAACAAAGTTGTATACAACATCAGAGGAACATTTAAGGTGAGGGTCAGCTTTGGTTTGATTCACTTCCACTACTGGTTGCATAGACGATGCCAATTAGAGTTGACGAGTCCTCCAACTGGCATCCTTATCACCAGAAGCTGTAAAATTAAGAGATGA
- the LOC108218194 gene encoding heavy metal-associated isoprenylated plant protein 16 produces MQQRIVVRVPMKKEKDRSKAMKIVVGIIGVSSVKIGGEDKDIVIVIGNEVDAVTLTHSLVKKFGSATTLVRVEPFFNRGSGEDEYEAAAAAASVMYQGQQKYYGTYYGQPASYYYNPPPQYYPPPPQYYYSCDRPVDDSGCSIM; encoded by the exons ATGCAG CAAAGGATCGTGGTTAGGGTGCCtatgaaaaaagaaaaggaccGATCAAAGGCGATGAAGATTGTGGTCGGAATAATAG GTGTGAGCTCAGTGAAGATAGGAGGAGAAGATAAAGACATAGTGATCGTGATCGGAAATGAAGTGGATGCGGTGACCTTGACTCATTCGCTTGTCAAGAAATTTGGTAGCGCCACCACTCTGGTGAGGGTGGAGCCCTTCTTCAACCGTGGATCTGGTGAAGACGAATATGAAGCAGCTGCTGCGGCTGCATCTGTAATGTATCAAGGTCAACAAAAATATTACGGCACTTATTATGGCCAGCCGGCTAGCTACTACTACAATCCTCCGCCGCAATATTATCCTCCTCCTCCTCAGTATTATTATTCATGTGATCGGCCAGTGGATGATTCAGGCTGCTCCATCATGTGA
- the LOC108218293 gene encoding uncharacterized protein At4g26485 — protein MEYSEEPMEFTLERKIKHYSNHHKILLVGEGDFSFSKCLANAFGSASNITATSLDSQASLMCNYTDATANIEELKLLGCTILHEVDASIMLYDYRLNHTTFDRIVFNFPHCGIFQENNASVIELHKGVVRGFLRNAIAMLAPNGQVHITHKIEEPYNRWGIMELAEQTGFCLLDISGFCPWEYAGYVNKRGAGSKCNESFPVGLSATFKFVKA, from the exons ATGGAATATTCAGAAGAACCCATGGAGTTTACACTAGAGAGAAAGATAAAACACTACAGCAACCACCACAAGATATTGCTTGTGGGTGAGGGAGATTTCTCTTTCTCCAAGTGTCTGGCAAATGCTTTTGGCTCTGCTTCTAATATCACTGCCACTTCTCTTGATTCTCAAG CAAGCTTAATGTGCAACTACACGGATGCAACCGCTAACATAGAGGAACTTAAGCTCTTGGGTTGCACCATTCTACATGAAGTGGACGCCTCCATCATGCTATATGATTACAGACTTAACCACACCACATTTGACAGGATTGTTTTCAATTTTCCTCATTGCGGTATTTTTCAAGAGAACAATGCATCTGTTATCGA GCTCCATAAGGGTGTGGTGAGGGGATTTCTGCGGAATGCAATAGCCATGTTGGCACCCAATGGTCAAGTTCACATCACACACAAAATAGAAGAGCCTTACAATAGGTGGGGAATCATGGAGTTGGCTGAGCAAACAGGGTTTTGCTTGCTGGACATTTCAGGGTTCTGTCCATGGGAATATGCAGGCTATGTGAACAAAAGAGGAGCAGGTTCCAAATGTAATGAGAGCTTCCCTGTTGGACTATCAGCTACCTTCAAGTTTGTAAAAGCTTAA
- the LOC108217419 gene encoding uncharacterized protein At4g26485 — MGERAGERRIKHYSSKHNILLVGEGDFSFSKCLATAFGTAANMTATSLDTQESLMSKHKHAMVHVEELQDLGCTIIHGVSAYWMKDHPQLQSKYFDRIVYNFPHCGFTRKAEDSSHMIKRHRKLVWAFLINATEMLTEEGEVHVTHKTTYPYSEWDIEQLAEEAGLGLLEKSPFDIDEYDGYVNKKGDGRKCDKSFFAGNACTFKFAF, encoded by the exons ATGGGTGAGAGAGCAGGAGAGCGAAGGATAAAGCACTATAGCAGCAAGCATAACATATTGCTTGTTGGGGAGGGCGATTTTTCATTTTCCAAGTGCTTAGCCACTGCATTCGGGACTGCTGCAAATATGACCGCCACTTCCCTCGATACCCAAG AATCGTTAATGAGCAAGCACAAACATGCAATGGTGCACGTGGAGGAACTTCAGGACTTGGGCTGCACAATCATACATGGAGTGAGCGCTTACTGGATGAAAGATCACCCCCAACTACAATCTAAGTACTTTGACAGGATTGTTTACAACTTCCCTCACTGTGGTTTCACTCGTAAAGCAGAAGATAGTTCTCATATGATCAA GCGGCACAGGAAGTTGGTCTGGGCGTTCCTGATCAACGCGACGGAGATGTTGACGGAAGAAGGTGAAGTTCATGTGACCCACAAAACAACGTATCCTTACAGTGAGTGGGATATCGAGCAGTTGGCAGAGGAAGCCGGGCTGGGCTTGCTTGAGAAATCGCCTTTCGACATCGATGAATATGATGGATATGTGAACAAGAAGGGAGATGGAAGGAAATGCGATAAGAGCTTCTTTGCTGGGAATGCTTGTACTTTCAAATTTGCTTTCTGA